The Diaphorobacter ruginosibacter genome contains a region encoding:
- the ccoG gene encoding cytochrome c oxidase accessory protein CcoG: protein MTSEDGQKSSGRVIPITPVPDSEQTESVSLYEAQKKIYPRSINGMFARWRWLLVFLTQAFFYLVPWFQWGERQMVLFDLGARRFYLFGLVLYPQDFIYLTGLLIISALSLFLFTAVAGRLWCGFACPQTVYTELFMWIEHKVEGDRSARMRLDRNGWTFEKIWKKATKQAIWIVLAAWTGFTFVGYFVPIRELGAEILALHGTWQLFWVVFYGFATYGNAGYMREQVCKYMCPYARFQSAMFDKDTLIVSYDPARGEQRGPRAKKLDYKAQGLGDCIDCSLCVQVCPVGIDIRNGLQYECIGCGLCIDACNNVMDKMQYPRGLIRLSTQNGIAQKLSQSQMFRRVLRPRVLLYGAVLVALCLALMFSLVGRTPLKVDVVRDRAALSRIVAGGKLENVYRLQIMNATEQTRSYHIGATGLDGVEVVADPRIEVGPAESRWVLVRLQIPYGSAASGSHKVLFEVSAQEDQAKVIEKSVFLVPR from the coding sequence ATGACGTCAGAAGACGGTCAAAAAAGCTCGGGTCGGGTCATCCCCATTACTCCGGTCCCCGACAGCGAGCAGACCGAAAGCGTTTCGCTCTACGAAGCACAGAAGAAGATCTATCCCCGTTCGATCAACGGCATGTTTGCGCGCTGGCGATGGTTGCTGGTGTTTCTCACGCAGGCCTTCTTCTATCTCGTGCCCTGGTTCCAGTGGGGCGAGCGGCAGATGGTGCTCTTCGATCTGGGCGCCCGCCGTTTCTATCTTTTCGGATTGGTCCTCTATCCGCAGGACTTCATCTATCTCACGGGCCTGCTGATCATCTCGGCGCTCTCCCTGTTCCTCTTCACGGCGGTGGCGGGGCGCCTCTGGTGCGGGTTCGCGTGCCCGCAGACGGTCTACACGGAACTGTTCATGTGGATCGAGCACAAGGTCGAGGGCGACCGCAGCGCCCGCATGCGGCTGGATCGTAACGGCTGGACATTCGAGAAGATCTGGAAGAAAGCCACCAAGCAGGCCATCTGGATCGTGCTGGCAGCCTGGACCGGTTTCACTTTCGTGGGCTACTTCGTACCCATCCGTGAGCTGGGTGCCGAGATTCTTGCGCTGCATGGCACCTGGCAACTGTTCTGGGTAGTGTTCTACGGCTTTGCAACCTACGGAAATGCCGGCTACATGCGTGAGCAGGTCTGCAAGTACATGTGTCCGTATGCGCGTTTCCAGAGTGCGATGTTCGACAAGGACACGCTCATCGTCAGTTATGACCCTGCCCGTGGGGAGCAGCGTGGCCCCCGCGCCAAGAAGCTCGACTACAAGGCGCAGGGCCTGGGCGACTGCATCGACTGCAGCCTGTGCGTGCAGGTCTGTCCGGTCGGCATCGACATCCGCAATGGCCTGCAGTACGAATGCATCGGTTGCGGGCTATGCATCGACGCCTGCAACAACGTGATGGACAAGATGCAGTATCCACGTGGGCTCATTCGACTGAGCACGCAGAACGGCATCGCACAGAAATTGAGCCAGTCGCAGATGTTCCGGCGCGTGTTGCGCCCGCGTGTTCTGCTCTACGGCGCAGTGCTCGTGGCGTTGTGCCTTGCGTTGATGTTCAGCCTGGTAGGCCGCACTCCGCTCAAGGTGGATGTGGTGCGTGATCGCGCGGCACTCTCCCGCATCGTCGCCGGCGGAAAACTCGAGAATGTCTATCGGCTGCAGATCATGAACGCGACAGAGCAGACGCGCAGCTACCACATTGGTGCAACAGGGCTCGATGGCGTGGAGGTGGTGGCTGATCCCCGTATCGAAGTGGGACCTGCCGAATCCAGGTGGGTGCTGGTGCGGCTGCAGATTCCCTATGGCAGCGCGGCGTCCGGATCGCACAAGGTGCTGTTCGAGGTGAGTGCGCAAGAGGATCAGGCCAAGGTGATCGAGAAGTCTGTCTTTCTTGTGCCGCGCTAA
- the hemN gene encoding oxygen-independent coproporphyrinogen III oxidase gives MTVVTSDLIRQFDVSGPRYTSYPTADRFVEAFGQDDYILALQQRRIGSNAKALPLSLYVHVPFCESLCYYCACNKIITKHPERAEAYLRYLSREIDLHTEHCGVIQHVSQLHIGGGTPTFLTDEGLQDLMSMIRRSFVLVPDGEYSIEIDPRTVDNDRLAFLRQLGFNRLSFGVQDFDPEVQKAVHRIQPAEQVFRLVEEARRIGFHSVNVDLIYGLPRQTPESFDRTLAQVCELRPDRIALYAYAHLPERFKPQRRIVTDELPLPAAKVAMLARSLEVFQNAEYVYVGMDHFALPDDSLAVAKRQGRLHRNFQGYSTQPDCDLIGLGVSAIGKVGATYSQNAKTLDEYYDTINRGRLPIVRGLALSRDDLLRRSVIMALMCQGELVFESIEQAWLIDFESYFAAELEQLQAMDEQGLVQLHEDRIEVTPMGWHFVRGVAMVFDRYLQGNRNRERFSRII, from the coding sequence ATGACTGTTGTCACATCAGATCTCATCCGTCAATTTGACGTGTCTGGGCCCCGCTATACGTCCTATCCAACGGCAGACCGCTTCGTGGAAGCGTTCGGTCAAGACGACTATATCCTCGCTCTACAACAGCGACGCATCGGCTCGAATGCCAAGGCGTTGCCTTTGTCCCTCTACGTGCACGTCCCGTTCTGTGAATCGCTTTGTTATTACTGTGCGTGCAACAAGATTATCACCAAACATCCGGAGCGGGCGGAAGCCTATCTTCGCTATCTGAGTCGAGAAATCGATTTGCACACAGAGCACTGTGGTGTCATCCAGCATGTGAGCCAGCTGCATATTGGTGGAGGCACCCCAACATTTCTGACCGATGAGGGCCTGCAGGACCTGATGTCCATGATCCGCCGGAGTTTCGTTCTTGTTCCGGATGGCGAATACTCCATCGAGATCGACCCGCGGACTGTCGACAATGATCGCCTGGCGTTTTTGCGACAACTGGGCTTCAACCGCCTGAGCTTCGGTGTGCAGGACTTCGATCCCGAGGTGCAGAAGGCCGTTCACCGGATACAGCCCGCCGAGCAGGTCTTCCGGCTGGTGGAGGAAGCGCGCAGGATCGGATTCCATTCGGTGAATGTCGACCTGATCTATGGGCTGCCGCGCCAGACCCCCGAGTCCTTCGACCGCACGTTGGCGCAGGTGTGCGAGCTGCGTCCGGACCGCATCGCGCTCTACGCCTATGCCCATCTGCCGGAGCGGTTCAAGCCGCAGCGCCGCATCGTGACCGATGAACTGCCGCTGCCTGCGGCGAAGGTGGCCATGCTCGCGCGTTCGCTGGAGGTGTTTCAGAATGCGGAGTACGTCTATGTCGGCATGGACCACTTCGCGCTGCCGGACGACTCCCTGGCAGTGGCCAAGCGGCAGGGTCGCCTGCATCGCAATTTCCAGGGCTACAGCACGCAGCCCGATTGCGACCTGATCGGCCTGGGAGTCTCGGCAATCGGCAAGGTTGGCGCAACCTACAGCCAGAACGCCAAGACCCTGGACGAGTACTACGACACCATCAACCGGGGGCGCTTGCCCATTGTGCGTGGCCTGGCGCTTTCGCGCGACGATCTGCTGCGCCGCTCCGTCATCATGGCGCTGATGTGCCAGGGAGAGCTGGTCTTCGAGTCCATCGAGCAGGCCTGGCTCATCGATTTCGAGAGCTACTTCGCGGCGGAGCTGGAACAGTTGCAGGCCATGGACGAGCAGGGCCTTGTGCAGTTGCATGAAGACCGCATCGAGGTCACCCCCATGGGCTGGCACTTCGTGCGTGGCGTGGCGATGGTGTTCGATCGCTATCTCCAGGGCAACCGCAACCGTGAGCGCTTCTCGCGCATCATCTGA
- a CDS encoding FixH family protein, which translates to MQTTVDTSLNASKDAPAAAQPWWRFGMVWMIIAGPAIVVVAGFITLWIAIRTPDPVVEEDYYQRGLNINETLRQQGQERSMMPAVKGRNHAATDDDSMRPADQ; encoded by the coding sequence ATGCAGACTACGGTTGATACTTCATTGAATGCATCGAAGGATGCGCCGGCCGCCGCGCAGCCTTGGTGGCGGTTCGGCATGGTATGGATGATCATTGCGGGCCCGGCCATCGTGGTGGTGGCCGGCTTCATCACGTTGTGGATTGCGATCCGCACTCCCGATCCTGTCGTGGAAGAAGACTATTACCAGCGGGGCTTGAACATCAATGAGACGCTCAGGCAGCAGGGACAGGAACGAAGCATGATGCCTGCGGTGAAGGGGCGCAACCATGCGGCTACCGACGACGACTCCATGCGTCCTGCAGACCAGTGA
- a CDS encoding cbb3-type cytochrome oxidase subunit 3, translating into MDISTMRSLATVASLACFLGIWFWAFRRKNKTRFEEAAQLPFLED; encoded by the coding sequence ATGGACATTTCGACCATGCGCAGCCTCGCCACTGTGGCGTCGCTGGCCTGCTTCCTGGGCATCTGGTTCTGGGCGTTCCGCCGCAAGAACAAGACGCGCTTTGAAGAAGCGGCACAACTTCCCTTCCTCGAGGACTGA
- the fnr gene encoding fumarate/nitrate reduction transcriptional regulator Fnr, whose product MTPQTIKVACSNCNLRELCMPLGLSEEQLKRLDEIVAVRRKVKRGGTLFRNGEPFTSLFAIRTGFFKTCVATEDGRDQVTGFQMAGEIIGLDGIVSDRHTCDAVALEDAEVCVMPFDNIEELSREVKALQHHVHKIMSREIVREHGVMLLLGSMRAEERLAAFLLNLVQRLHARGFSQSELVLRMTREEIGSYLGLKLETVSRTFSKFVEEGVVEVKQRHVRILDAGALRNIVNSQQACH is encoded by the coding sequence ATGACACCGCAAACCATCAAAGTCGCATGCTCCAATTGCAACCTGCGAGAACTTTGCATGCCTCTCGGGCTGTCCGAGGAGCAGCTGAAACGACTTGACGAAATCGTCGCCGTGCGCCGCAAGGTCAAGCGCGGAGGGACGCTGTTCCGCAATGGCGAGCCTTTCACGTCCCTGTTTGCCATTCGCACGGGTTTCTTCAAGACCTGCGTGGCCACCGAAGACGGCCGCGACCAGGTGACAGGCTTCCAGATGGCGGGAGAAATCATTGGCCTTGACGGCATCGTGAGCGACCGCCACACCTGCGATGCAGTGGCGCTGGAAGATGCCGAGGTCTGCGTCATGCCTTTCGACAACATCGAAGAGCTGTCGCGCGAGGTCAAGGCCCTTCAGCACCATGTGCACAAGATCATGAGCCGCGAGATCGTCCGCGAGCATGGCGTCATGCTGCTGCTGGGCAGCATGCGCGCTGAAGAGCGCCTTGCCGCATTCCTGCTCAATCTCGTGCAACGCCTTCACGCGCGTGGCTTTTCCCAGTCCGAGCTGGTACTGCGCATGACACGCGAGGAAATCGGCAGCTACCTGGGCCTCAAGCTCGAGACCGTGAGCCGCACCTTCTCCAAATTCGTCGAGGAAGGCGTGGTGGAGGTCAAACAGCGCCACGTCCGTATCCTGGATGCCGGTGCACTGCGCAATATCGTCAACAGCCAGCAAGCTTGCCATTGA
- the ccoP gene encoding cytochrome-c oxidase, cbb3-type subunit III, giving the protein MSDFTSNFWSIYVAGVTVIGIVACLLLLVFTAKKKVESTSDNTTGHVWDGDLTEMNNPMPRWWMWLFVITIVFGLAYLFAFPGLGAYSGKLNWTQLGEYDAEVVKANQQLQPLYARFESMPVEEVAKDPAAMAIGDRLFMNNCAQCHGSDARGSKGFPNLSDADWLHGGAPEQIYKTIHDGRVGVMAPMVAAVGGAEDVRNLAHYVLSLSGSPNDSIKAALGKEKFAVCAACHGMDGKGNQALGAPNLTDDIWLHGYGEDAIVAMINKGKQNEMPAQAQKLTNDQIKVLTAYVWGLSNKPAAAH; this is encoded by the coding sequence ATGAGTGACTTCACCAGTAATTTCTGGTCGATCTACGTGGCAGGCGTGACCGTCATCGGTATCGTCGCCTGCCTGTTGCTCCTCGTCTTCACTGCAAAGAAGAAGGTGGAGTCGACCAGCGACAACACAACCGGCCATGTCTGGGACGGCGACCTGACCGAAATGAACAACCCGATGCCACGCTGGTGGATGTGGCTGTTCGTCATCACCATCGTATTCGGCCTTGCCTACCTGTTTGCCTTTCCAGGCCTTGGTGCCTACAGCGGCAAGCTGAACTGGACTCAACTGGGAGAGTACGACGCGGAGGTCGTGAAGGCCAACCAGCAGTTGCAACCCCTGTATGCCCGGTTCGAGAGCATGCCCGTGGAGGAGGTTGCCAAGGACCCGGCAGCCATGGCCATCGGCGACCGTCTGTTCATGAACAATTGCGCGCAGTGTCACGGCTCGGATGCCCGCGGCAGCAAGGGCTTCCCCAACTTGTCCGATGCCGACTGGCTGCATGGCGGAGCGCCCGAGCAGATCTACAAGACCATTCACGATGGCCGCGTGGGCGTGATGGCGCCCATGGTCGCGGCGGTGGGTGGGGCGGAGGACGTGCGCAACCTGGCGCACTATGTGCTGAGCCTGTCCGGCAGTCCCAATGACTCGATCAAGGCGGCGCTGGGCAAGGAGAAGTTCGCGGTCTGCGCCGCCTGCCACGGCATGGACGGCAAAGGCAACCAGGCGCTGGGCGCACCCAACCTGACCGACGACATCTGGCTGCACGGCTACGGCGAGGATGCCATCGTCGCCATGATCAACAAGGGTAAGCAGAACGAAATGCCCGCCCAGGCACAGAAACTCACCAACGATCAGATCAAAGTGCTGACTGCCTATGTGTGGGGCTTGTCGAACAAGCCGGCTGCTGCGCATTGA
- a CDS encoding sulfite exporter TauE/SafE family protein: protein MWALAWTAFLMGLLGGAHCLVMCSAPCGALLARGGKESAREQPVRFVRRRRLPWQSILFHGGRVAGYAALGALAAYAMDRLAWFSQGTSALRPIWTAMHIAIIAWGLMLVMRLQAPAWMERAGRGVWSRVKSAVDRPGGVLAVGCGWALMPCGFLYSAAMLAALSGGPLAGALAMSMFALASGLWLWTGHWGWLHFRERLTTPRMAAWGVRLSGIVLVALGATALWWGVVHQQQAPWCVT from the coding sequence ATGTGGGCGTTGGCCTGGACCGCTTTTCTGATGGGGCTGCTGGGAGGGGCGCATTGCCTGGTGATGTGCTCCGCGCCCTGCGGGGCCTTGCTCGCGCGTGGCGGTAAGGAGTCTGCGCGCGAGCAGCCCGTACGTTTCGTGCGGCGACGGCGCTTGCCGTGGCAATCCATCCTGTTCCATGGGGGGCGCGTCGCCGGCTATGCGGCGCTGGGGGCGCTGGCTGCCTATGCCATGGACCGGCTGGCCTGGTTCAGCCAGGGCACCAGCGCGCTGCGTCCGATCTGGACAGCCATGCACATTGCGATCATCGCCTGGGGGCTCATGCTGGTCATGCGGCTGCAGGCTCCCGCCTGGATGGAGCGCGCGGGACGTGGCGTGTGGTCGCGCGTGAAGTCGGCGGTGGACAGGCCGGGCGGTGTGTTGGCCGTGGGTTGCGGCTGGGCGCTGATGCCGTGTGGTTTTCTCTACTCGGCCGCGATGCTGGCGGCCTTGAGCGGCGGCCCGCTGGCGGGCGCCCTGGCCATGTCCATGTTTGCGCTGGCAAGCGGACTATGGCTGTGGACGGGGCACTGGGGCTGGCTGCATTTTCGCGAACGCCTCACAACGCCCCGCATGGCCGCATGGGGCGTGCGCCTCAGCGGCATCGTGCTGGTGGCATTGGGTGCCACGGCGTTGTGGTGGGGGGTGGTGCACCAGCAGCAGGCGCCGTGGTGCGTGACATGA